In Candidatus Saccharimonadales bacterium, the genomic window ACATACAGCACGGCAAAATCAGTCGTTTTGGGCGGCACAATATATTTCTCTTTGATGCTTTTCGCCTCGGCCTTGATACGGCCGATCAAAGCCTTTTGCTCGATAGCTGCTTGCAACAAATCGCCTTTTTCCTCGGCTGCAACTAAGCGCTGATAATCTTCGAGCGGGAACTTCGCATCAATCGGTAAATATATAAATCCTTTGCTGTTACTTTTGTCAGGCAGCTTAATACAGAAATCGACGGCGTCACGGCTGCCATCACGGACTGTAACCTGTTTTTCATAATGGTCTTTGATGAAAACCTGTTCCAATAAATTTTCCAGCTGTACTTCTCCCCAGGTTCCACGTGTCTTGACGTTGGTCAGCACCCGTTTGAAATCACTGACATCGGTTGCCAGGTTTTGCATTTCACCAAGTCCCTTATGCACTTGCTCCAAGCGGTCGCTTACCAGCTTGAATGATTCACCAAGCCGCTTTTCCAGTGTGCTTTGCAGTTTTTCATCAACTGTTGCACGCATTTTTTCCAGTTTTTCGGCGTTATCCTTTTGCAGCGATTCAAGCCGGCCTTCAACAGTCCGGCGGATCTGCTCCAGCTTTTCGTCGTTTTTATCGCGCATTTGTTCCAACCGTTTGTCGAGCGCTTCGCGTGTTTGATATATACCGTTGCTAACTTCCGTCCGCAAATCTTTACTAGATGCTGCGTATTCTTGACGGCTGCGAGCAAATTCCTGCGCCATCGTCTGAGTCAGATTACGGGTAACGGCTCCATCAATCCCGCCAGCGCGGCGCGTCGCCATATAGAGCAATCCAAGCAAATTTATGACACCGAGTACCACCAGAACATATTCCATATACTATCAGTATACCCTACCCCGTTTATGTTTATTCAAGTAGCTGGGTAATCACAAACATAGACACGACGCCAAGTATCGTCAAGCCGATGGTTTTGTACGACGAATGTTTACTGTGGGCTTCCGGCAATATTTCGCTTGCACCAATGTATAGCAAAAATCCAGCGAAAAAGCCAAGGTACCAGATAAGTGCCGTATCTGACAAATGGAAGAAAAACGTTGATACTGCACCTAGTATCGGAGCTACCGCATCCAAAAACAAAAACTTTATCGCCCGGCGCTTGCCATTTTTGTGGGTCAGCATTAGCGCCACTGTGTTCAGCCCATCAGAGAAGTCATGTGCCAGCACAGCGATTGCCACAGCAATACCGACAGTAGCGTCAATCTGAAACCCAAGCCCGATACCAACTCCATCGAGGAAGCTGTGTCCGCTTAGTGCCAGTGCCGATGCCATGCCAACCTGCGGGTGGTGGTGTTCGCCGTATTCTGTTTCATGCGAATGATGAATAAGAATACTCTTTTCGATAATATGAAACGCCAGGAAGCCGACAACCAGCGCAATCATCGGACCTGTAGCCGATATATTCTGCTCTTGCATGGCGTCGAATATTTCCGGCAGCAGGTCAAAAGCGACGACACCGATAATAACACCGGCCGTATAGCCCAGTAGCCGATGCAGATTATCCTTGTGACGCAGTGCCGTCAAACCGCCGAGTAAAGTCGAACAGAATGCTGCGACAGCGAGTAGTATGACAATCATTTTAAAACATACCTCATGTTAGCTATTGTCATACAGCAACAATTTAATTGCAAATTTGTTGCAATTAAAGCCTAAAGTGCAACCCACCAAAAAGACCCGGTAAAAACCGGGTCTTGGTTGGAAGCCTCACACTTCCTATATTTAGCTTATGCCGATACATGCGTTTTATCAAGTCCTCATAGTACATACACCCGCCTAGTTTTTATTGTCAGAGAAAATCTTTTATTATAAGAGTTGCATGCAAACAACAAAGCTACGTTTCAAAGACCGCTTCTGGCACAAATTACTCGGTCGCCCCTACCGGCTGCATGTGATTGATCATGGCGGAGATAAACCTGTCATAGTCTTATTGCATGGGCTTGGATCATCATCGGCCAACTGGCACGAACTAACACCCTTGCTCAAAGCGTCGTATCGCTGCATCACGATCGATCTGCTCGGTTTCGGTTCCTCCCCAAAACCGCAATGGGTATCTTACAGTATGGAGGACCATATCCGCTCTATCCAGGCGACACTGAACGCCCTCCATTTACATCAGCCATATATACTGCTCGGCCATTCACTAGGGAGCCTTCTCGCAACGCGCTATGCCCGTCATCATGCCAACTATATACGTCGGCTCATACTACTGAGCCCGCCGGTGTACGCGCCGATTGATACTATTAAAAACAGATCGGCCCGACAGCGTACTTCCATATATCTGCGAGCATATAGATTTCTTCGAACGCATCACCGGGCTACCCCAGAAAATATGGCCCGCTTAGGTAATCTCCTGCCGCACGTCAATCCATTTGCCATCACCCGTGATACCTGGACGCCCTTTGTTCGTTCGTTGGAGCAGTGCATTGAAAACCAAACGCTCATTGCCGATATCAAGGATGTATCTGTGCCAATTGATATTTATTACGGTATTTTTGATGAGGTTGTCGTACCATATAACGTCAAACAACTCGCCAAGATCCGCGACGTCGAACTGCATCCACTCCGCGTCAACCATGTCGTCGGCAAACGCTATGCTAAATCAGTCGCAACGGCGCTTCTAAAACAGGCTTAGTAGCGTAAACAGCTCCGACTACTTATATTGATTGCTGGCATTGCAGCCCGCGGCATTTTTGCTCCCGAACAATACACTGCGTATCGCAGCACTATGAATAAACGTCACTAATATTACTACGCCTGAGACTTTATTCAGAGAGTCATTAACGTTATAATATGTAGTATTAGCACGTAACGAAAGGGGGTAATTTTTGAAAAATCCTAAATCTAACGGGCAGGAAATCACAATCGACATGAGAGAGGTACTCGCGTCGTAGTTTCGTAACCTTAGACGTTTGCCTGCCTTAAGTAGGTCAAATACCTTAGCCGCTTCTCCTCTCGAGGAACAAAGAAGCGGCTTTTGTTATATCAAGTACATGCTCGATGCAGACAATCTAACGTCTGGCTAGCTGCCAAACCCGGTAATTATAGTGCTAAAACGAGTATCAACGGTTGCTGCTACTCGTTTCTGTTCTATCTGTTCTAGAGCCATAAAAGTCGTGCCAGCGACTAATTCCGCGACATGGGGGTATATCGTCGAAGGATCAAGCTCAAACTGATAAGCACCGACTAGTCCATCGATTGTCGGTGCTGTCTCGTAATATGCTGTCGCTGCTTCGTTTAGCCGTTCGTAGGCATCAATATAGCCGTCGTGGGTTTTAATAACCTGTAGATCCTTTGCAGATGAAATGTTTGGCTCCGATCTAAATAATATCCGCGCAACTGAACCCGCAAATAAATAAGCTCGGTTCGTTGTTTCATATGCCGAAGGACTAAACTCACCATTGTTTACAATACATGAGAGCGTCGTAAGGTATTGCCTTACATCTGAAGGCGTTTGCGGGCCTGTAGGCAGTACGAAATTCGGCGGTGGTCCATCAATATTAATCTGCGCATTCAAACCGTTCATTAACGGCGTCATGGATTGCTCAGCTAATCTTTCAAGAGTATGAAACGTAATATCGCCGTATGCTTCAGGGTCACTACATTCGAACATTTGAGAAAACTATAAACTATATAAATTTCTGTGTCAAGTTTTTATCATAATACGCTTAACTGCGTAACTGTTCGATCTTCGTCTATGACCTCAGTGTCATCGTCTCCGATATCGAGCTCGAGTGTTTTGATGGTCGGCAGTGCCCGATTAGTAATACCTTGGAGATCGCCGTACATGCCAATGGTGTTGTCAATAACTGCTCGGATGGCTTTTTCCTGGCGCGCCCATTTGAGCGCACTCGATCTTTTTTCACGTTCAATTTCATCTTGGAGAACAGTATAATTCTCAATAATCGCTTCGACTCTATGCCGAAACTCTGGGCCCACCAGGAATTGGTAGAGGGCTTCCATTTTAGCGTCTTTACCGGCATTCATCTTGTTGGCGCTATCGACATGCAGGATAGTAATACGCAGTGCCGCAGCAAGACGCGTCGCCAGCTTCGGTGAGACCACCCAGACATTGCCTTCAATATTCTTAAGGTCGCCAATTTCGCTCGGCGTTTCCTGCGATACTATTACGCCAATGCTGGCATTCGCACCGCGAATATCGGCTTTGAATTTTGCAATCCAGGCCGGCTGCCACTTACCGTTTTTGGTTTCCCACAGCAAAATGCCGCAGGCAGTACCGCCAGGATTTTTGACATGTTGCTTCACGTCAGCACCGCGAACTCCCTTTTTGACTTCTTCAATTTCATCATAAGGGAATTCTTCCCGCAACCGGTTTTCGAGATCCAGTTCAAGCACCTCACCTTGATTTTGCTGCGAACCTTGGGCGGCTTTGCGCTGAGCGTCTTCAAGCGCTTTTTGTGTATCGGCCAGCTTCTTTTCGCTTTCGGCAATCTTGAGGCGGTATTTTTCATCAGATGTGCGGGCTACTTCTTCGCGGATTTTCCCCTCTTCAGCGGCTAATTTTTTCTGTGCTTCAAGTTCAGCATTCTCGCGGGCTTTCTTTTCTCCGCGCAGGCTCTGCATCAACTCCCCGAGCTGCGTGCGAAGCTGTTTGTTTGACTGTTTTTCGCTCTCGGCGTCTTCACGGAGAGACTGTACCAGCATCTCTTGATCGGCCAGAGATTTCTTCTGGGCACTCAACACTTCGCTTTCCAGCTTTTTGCGGGCCATTTCAAGCTCTGCCTCAGCTTCTTTCTTCAGCAATTCTTTTTCGCCTGCCAGCTGCTTGCGCGTTAGCAGGGTTGCAGCGTCACGTTCACGCTTTGCTATGGCTTCGACTTCACTACGGACGCGCGCTAGCTCCAGCTCGTGTTTCTTATGCTCGGTTGCACGTACCTGAGCCTCAATCTGTCCCTGCATCGCAGCGTTGACTTCTATAGTCTCCCCACAAGTTGTACATATGATCGTATTCATTATTATCCCTCTATACACTCATTATAGCGTGCGGGCAGTCAGACGCGCGACGTAGTACCTACAACGGACTAGCTAAATATTAGGTCTTCATAGATGTCAGTAAATATCTTATGCTCATAAAAACTAGAATTATAATGGGCTTTTGTAATGTTCTGTTTTTGGCGGCCAACGAGGAAAGTAGCTGGCACAAGCAGTAGATCGCCGTCAACTTTTGTCTGCGGATAACCCATAGTGAAAGCCGATTTTAGCCAATATGGGATATCCAGGATGCTTTTGACGGCTGCTTTGGCGGAACCACTGACACCATACTGATCATAAATCTGACGGTCTGGATCTGCCACAATTGAATAGGGCGGCGGCAATTGTTGACGGTCATAAATGTTTTTTTTGATATTTTCAGCGCTTGATTGCACGAAAGCAATTACTTCGCAGCCGCTCTTTTTGAGCATTGGATACTCCAATGTCAGGCGGTGAAGCGTTAGATTGCACAGTGGACAGCCGGAGTAGCGCAAGAACACTAGCAACACGAAGCCGTCCTTGTATTCAGTCAACCTCACCTCATTCCCTAAAACGTCGGTAGTTTTGAAGACTGGTGCTGCATCCCCTGCTCGAATTTCTGGCCGCATCATTGTATCTCACTATTTTTTGTATAGTTTACCCATTTCTATTGTACGCTACTAATCTGAGATGCCACTGGCAATATTAAGAGTCAAGGTTGAGTGGTGGCTCAGCTTACTTCACTCACGTCATGGGGCAATAATACCGCGTATACGCTTAACATCACAATTAAAACTTGAGCAAAACATACGGTTTTTGTAACGCCACGACAGCGCGCGCTTTTTTGGGATGAGTTTTGATCAGATGTGTGTGCTGATGCGCGACAGAGCGCTGGCCGCTGCCGAAGCCGCGGGCGTAGATGTTATAACCCTGTGCTTCGTATTCACCGAGAATGTTCATAATATCGAGCTTGGCTTCGTCGCTCAGTTCTTGCAACGATGTAACGTGTTTCCGCGGTATAACGAGCAAGTGGTCGACGACATTGCGCATTTCCCAGACATCATACGACACCCGATTTGGCATAACATATACATGCTCGGTCATGCGTTCAGAACGACCGATAAGATCATCTTCACAAAATGAGCACACGGCCGGTTTCGGAAAACTTTTATATTGTTGATGGGTTTTGCGGTAATGAAACACTAATATGTAGTATCACACATCAAACATGAGCATGAAACTCATAAATTAATTTTACTGCGGGTATTAGCTTTAATCATTTCATCGCTACTAGTTACCTGCGAAAGATTATCTGTGAAAGATATTACTTCGTGTATATGTGGATGGAAGTAAAGTAATACAGAACAGTAAGGAGGTAACGATGGCAGACGACAATCAGAGCAAACCACAAGATCAATTCACGATGCAGGATCCGACCAAGCAGTATCCTAAACCAGATTATCCGGAGCAGCCCCAGGATGCACCTGGCCTCGCCGGTGAGATGACTCCTAGGCCCGACCACGGCGAAAACACTTATCAAGGCTTTGGCAGACTAAAGGGCCGCCGGGCAATCGTAACAGGCGGAGACAGCGGTATCGGCAGAGCGGTGGCCATTGCCTATGCCCGCGAAGGCGCAGACGTGCTCATAGCATACTTACCTGAAGAGGAAGCTGACGCTCGTGAAGTCATCGAGCAAATTGAAAAAGCCGGACGTAAGGCCGTTGGCTACGCTGCGGATCTCAGTATCGAAGCAAACTGCCGGGAACTTATCGACAAGGCCGTACAGGAACTCGGCGGCATCGATATCTTGGTCAATAATGCCGGCAAGCAAGTTGCTGTCGAACAGCTGAGCGATATATCGACGGAACAGCTGACCAAGACGTATGCTACCAACGTCTTTGCAATGTTCTGGCTCTGCAAGGCTGCCCTGCCGCATTTGCCGGCCGGGGCAACTATCATTAATACCACTTCAATCCAGGCATACCAGCCCTCGCCAACATTGCTTGATTACGCGTCGACCAAAGCCGCTATCGCTAACTTTACGCATGGATTCGCGCAGCAAGTCATCAGTAAAGGCATTCGTGTGAACGGTGTGGCGCCAGGACCAATCTGGACGCCTCTGCAGCCAAGCGGTGGCCAGCCCCAGGACAAAATCCCGAGCTTTGGTGAGCAGGCACCGATTGGCCGGGCTGGTCAACCAGCCGAGCTAGCACCGATCTACGTCTTCCTGGCCAGCCAAGAGTCTAGCTACATTACCGGGGAAATTATGGGCGTAACAGGTGGTCAGCACTTACCATAACCCGCTCGTTACGGTCGTCGCATCCGCTTGCGGTAGGGACCAAGCAATTGTCCGACGACAGCTCGGTATATAGCTGGTACGATTCGGTAGCTCAACCATGAACTATAGACATACCACTGCGTAAATATAACCGGCTTATTGCGCTGTGTACCGCGCAGGATTTTGCGAACTGCTTTGTCGGGCTGGATCATGTAGGCACTTTTCTGAAGCAATTTTTTAGCTTCGGCTTTGTCCGTTTTGCTGTATATGCCAGTATCATAGATTGGCGTATCGACTAAGCCGGGCGTAACGGCGCTGACTTTGACACCTAGGCTTTTACCTTCTAGGCGCAGCGCCTCAGACAAGCCAGTTATGGCAAACTTTGATGCGCTGTACACCCCCATTAGTGGCAGCGGAAATAGCCCAGCACCCGATGAGAAATTAATGATATGCCCTGATTTTTGCTTCGACATAATGCGGTAAGCGTAGAAGCTACAGTACGACGTCCCCAGTACGTTGGTTGTCAGTATTTTCTGTACATCTTCTATGGCATGGTCGCGGATTTCACCGCCCATGATGATACCAGCAGAGTTGAAGGCATAATCCAGCCGGCCATGACGCTGCATAATTGCCGCGAAGAAACGTTCGCAGTCCTCAGGCTTGCCGATATCAATCGGGGTGTAGCTGACAGCTGCACCTGACGCAGCCAGCTCAGCTACCAGACTCTCAGCCGGGACAGGATTGCGGGCACCGATAATCACGGTTGCACCCTGTGCGGAGAGTTGCCGGACGAGCTCAGCGCCCATGCCGGACGAACCGCCGGTAACTGAAACGATTTTGTCCTTGAAAAATGTATTCATAGCTATAGTGTAGTCCAACTATCGACAGTTATATAGTCGTCGTTACGGGCGCCGCCTATTAGGCTGCGAGTCCGAGTTCCTGCTTGAACTTTGCCTGGTTGAAGCCGGTCATTTTGACCTGAGTGCCATCATCTTTATCGATAACCGTGAACGGTACACTAATCATACCGTCGTTGATTGACATAAACTCGATCATCGCTTCACCGTCTTCGTCAGTGATCTTGGACGTGTAGGCAATGTCTTGTTTGTCGAGCCAGC contains:
- a CDS encoding DUF2130 domain-containing protein encodes the protein MNTIICTTCGETIEVNAAMQGQIEAQVRATEHKKHELELARVRSEVEAIAKRERDAATLLTRKQLAGEKELLKKEAEAELEMARKKLESEVLSAQKKSLADQEMLVQSLREDAESEKQSNKQLRTQLGELMQSLRGEKKARENAELEAQKKLAAEEGKIREEVARTSDEKYRLKIAESEKKLADTQKALEDAQRKAAQGSQQNQGEVLELDLENRLREEFPYDEIEEVKKGVRGADVKQHVKNPGGTACGILLWETKNGKWQPAWIAKFKADIRGANASIGVIVSQETPSEIGDLKNIEGNVWVVSPKLATRLAAALRITILHVDSANKMNAGKDAKMEALYQFLVGPEFRHRVEAIIENYTVLQDEIEREKRSSALKWARQEKAIRAVIDNTIGMYGDLQGITNRALPTIKTLELDIGDDDTEVIDEDRTVTQLSVL
- a CDS encoding peroxiredoxin-like family protein → MMRPEIRAGDAAPVFKTTDVLGNEVRLTEYKDGFVLLVFLRYSGCPLCNLTLHRLTLEYPMLKKSGCEVIAFVQSSAENIKKNIYDRQQLPPPYSIVADPDRQIYDQYGVSGSAKAAVKSILDIPYWLKSAFTMGYPQTKVDGDLLLVPATFLVGRQKQNITKAHYNSSFYEHKIFTDIYEDLIFS
- a CDS encoding HIT domain-containing protein, with translation MPNRVSYDVWEMRNVVDHLLVIPRKHVTSLQELSDEAKLDIMNILGEYEAQGYNIYARGFGSGQRSVAHQHTHLIKTHPKKARAVVALQKPYVLLKF
- a CDS encoding ZIP family metal transporter; the encoded protein is MIVILLAVAAFCSTLLGGLTALRHKDNLHRLLGYTAGVIIGVVAFDLLPEIFDAMQEQNISATGPMIALVVGFLAFHIIEKSILIHHSHETEYGEHHHPQVGMASALALSGHSFLDGVGIGLGFQIDATVGIAVAIAVLAHDFSDGLNTVALMLTHKNGKRRAIKFLFLDAVAPILGAVSTFFFHLSDTALIWYLGFFAGFLLYIGASEILPEAHSKHSSYKTIGLTILGVVSMFVITQLLE
- a CDS encoding SDR family oxidoreductase, producing MNTFFKDKIVSVTGGSSGMGAELVRQLSAQGATVIIGARNPVPAESLVAELAASGAAVSYTPIDIGKPEDCERFFAAIMQRHGRLDYAFNSAGIIMGGEIRDHAIEDVQKILTTNVLGTSYCSFYAYRIMSKQKSGHIINFSSGAGLFPLPLMGVYSASKFAITGLSEALRLEGKSLGVKVSAVTPGLVDTPIYDTGIYSKTDKAEAKKLLQKSAYMIQPDKAVRKILRGTQRNKPVIFTQWYVYSSWLSYRIVPAIYRAVVGQLLGPYRKRMRRP
- a CDS encoding alpha/beta fold hydrolase yields the protein MQTTKLRFKDRFWHKLLGRPYRLHVIDHGGDKPVIVLLHGLGSSSANWHELTPLLKASYRCITIDLLGFGSSPKPQWVSYSMEDHIRSIQATLNALHLHQPYILLGHSLGSLLATRYARHHANYIRRLILLSPPVYAPIDTIKNRSARQRTSIYLRAYRFLRTHHRATPENMARLGNLLPHVNPFAITRDTWTPFVRSLEQCIENQTLIADIKDVSVPIDIYYGIFDEVVVPYNVKQLAKIRDVELHPLRVNHVVGKRYAKSVATALLKQA
- the rmuC gene encoding DNA recombination protein RmuC, which codes for MEYVLVVLGVINLLGLLYMATRRAGGIDGAVTRNLTQTMAQEFARSRQEYAASSKDLRTEVSNGIYQTREALDKRLEQMRDKNDEKLEQIRRTVEGRLESLQKDNAEKLEKMRATVDEKLQSTLEKRLGESFKLVSDRLEQVHKGLGEMQNLATDVSDFKRVLTNVKTRGTWGEVQLENLLEQVFIKDHYEKQVTVRDGSRDAVDFCIKLPDKSNSKGFIYLPIDAKFPLEDYQRLVAAEEKGDLLQAAIEQKALIGRIKAEAKSIKEKYIVPPKTTDFAVLYVPIESMYAEVLRTPGLFEMLQSTYRVTVAGPTTIAAILSSYQLGFRTLAIAEQTSEVWELLTGIKGEFGKFGDLLDKTHEKLLQATNTIEDASRKSRTIESKLTKVQKLADKTVAEAEEAPKLIEVRAD
- a CDS encoding glutaredoxin family protein, with the translated sequence MNITIFSTANCAECHMLKGWLDKQDIAYTSKITDEDGEAMIEFMSINDGMISVPFTVIDKDDGTQVKMTGFNQAKFKQELGLAA
- a CDS encoding SDR family oxidoreductase, yielding MADDNQSKPQDQFTMQDPTKQYPKPDYPEQPQDAPGLAGEMTPRPDHGENTYQGFGRLKGRRAIVTGGDSGIGRAVAIAYAREGADVLIAYLPEEEADAREVIEQIEKAGRKAVGYAADLSIEANCRELIDKAVQELGGIDILVNNAGKQVAVEQLSDISTEQLTKTYATNVFAMFWLCKAALPHLPAGATIINTTSIQAYQPSPTLLDYASTKAAIANFTHGFAQQVISKGIRVNGVAPGPIWTPLQPSGGQPQDKIPSFGEQAPIGRAGQPAELAPIYVFLASQESSYITGEIMGVTGGQHLP